GCTTTGGAATTATTGCCTGAATTTGATGAACCAAACATACAAAGAAACTGGTAAGGGTTTATCTGGATACGCAGTAAAAAAAATAATTCCCCAGTTAAAGAAAGAGTATGAGTGGCTAACACTAACCTACTCACAATGTTTGCAGCAGGTTTGTTTGAATTTGGGGGTAGCTTTTAATAACTTTTTTGAAAAACGAGCTAAATACCCTAGATTCAAGTCAAAGCACGGTAAGCAGTCAATACAGTACCCTCAAAATGTCAAAGTTGCTGACAGTTATTTAACTCTGCCAAAAATAGGAGATGTAGCAGCAACAATTCATAGACCGATTGAAGGTAAAGTTAAGACTGTCACTATATCTAAAAACTGCTCCAACCAATACTTTGCAGCTATTTTGTTGGATGACGGCAAAGATAAGCCAGAACCGACCCTAGACGGCAAAGCAATAGGTATTGACTTGGGGTTAACTGACTTCGTTGTTACCAGCGATGGGTCTAAGTTTGATAATCCTAGAATACTGAGCAAGCATGAAAAGAATTTAAAGATTAAACACCAGCAACTCTCTCGAAAACAAAAAGGTTCTAATAACCGTGTTAAATCTCGAAAAAGAGTTGCTAGAGTTCATCGAAAAATAACAAACTGTCGTGAAGATTTTCTCCACAAGCTATCTCGTAGGATAGTCAACGAAAACCAAGTTATTGTTGTGGAAAATCTCAATGTTAAAGGCATGATGCAAAATCATTGTTTGGCTAAATCTATTCATCAAGTTGGATGGGGAATGTTTTGCACAATGCTTAAATACAAGGCAGAAATGGAGGGAAAAATCTATCAGGAAGTTGAGAGATTCTTTCCGAGTTCAAAAACCTGTTGTATGTGCTTGAACCAAGTTGGTAGCTTACCTCTAGATGTAAGATTCTGGACTTGTGAAAACTGCCATAAGCTGCTACGCAGCTTGATTTAATAAACAGCATTGCCCTTATTTTTAATTTTACGAGACCAATTAATGATTAGCTCTCCTTCATTTAATAATTTATGTAACAACTCTTCTAACTGCTCAACTGATTCAAATAGTCG
This sequence is a window from Planktothrix sp. FACHB-1365. Protein-coding genes within it:
- a CDS encoding transposase, which produces MLKVVKVRLYPDAQQQQSLAQAFGSCRWLWNYCLNLMNQTYKETGKGLSGYAVKKIIPQLKKEYEWLTLTYSQCLQQVCLNLGVAFNNFFEKRAKYPRFKSKHGKQSIQYPQNVKVADSYLTLPKIGDVAATIHRPIEGKVKTVTISKNCSNQYFAAILLDDGKDKPEPTLDGKAIGIDLGLTDFVVTSDGSKFDNPRILSKHEKNLKIKHQQLSRKQKGSNNRVKSRKRVARVHRKITNCREDFLHKLSRRIVNENQVIVVENLNVKGMMQNHCLAKSIHQVGWGMFCTMLKYKAEMEGKIYQEVERFFPSSKTCCMCLNQVGSLPLDVRFWTCENCHKLLRSLI